The Leifsonia xyli genomic sequence GACGATGTCCCACTTGCGGGAGCGCGGCGTGGTCTTCGCCGACTACGACTTCCCCGGGCTCAAGACCGAGAACGGGATCGCGACCGACGAGATGGGGCGGTCGTCGTGGTTTCAGGACAGCGAGGGCAACTACCTCTGCCTCACCCAGCCCACCTGACCCGACCGCCCGATCGCAGGATCGGCGGTCAGCGACGCCACTTCGCGCGCAGGTACTGCGGCGGCCAGTAGTCGATCTCGACGCCGAGCTCGTGCGCGGCCCGCAGCGGGAAGTGCGGGTCGCGGAGGAGTTCGCGCGCCAGCATGACCGCGTCCGCGCGGCCGCTCTCCACGATCTCGGCCGCCTGCTCGGGCGTGGTGATGAGACCGACCGCGCTCACATCCACCTCGGACGTGCTGCGCACGTGGTGCGCGAACGGCACCTGGTAGCCGGGCTCGACGGGGATGCGGATGCCCGCCTGGATGCCGCCGCTGGAGATGTCGAAGAAGTCGGCTCCGGCATCCTGCGCCCACGCGGCGACCGTCGCGGTCTGGTGCTCGTCCCAGCCGCCCTCGGTCCAGTCGCTCGCGGAGAACCGGACGAACAGGGGAGCGTCGGGCGCCTCCTCGCGGACGGCCGCCACCACGCGCAGCAGCAGCCGCGCGCGGTTCTCGAGCGAGCCGCCGTACCCGTCGGTGCGCTGGTTCGAGATCGGGGAGAGGAACTGGTGGATGAGGTAGCCGTGCGCCGCGTGAATCTCGAGCACCCGGAAACCGGCCTCGAGCGAGCGCCGCGTCGCGGTGCGGAAGTCGTCGACCACCGCGTCGATGCCGGCGGCGTCCAGCTCCTCCGGCACGTCGTATCCCTCGAACGCGACGGCGGACGGGGCGACGGCCGTCCAGCCGCCCTCGCTCGCGGGGACTGTGCCGTGCCGGCCCTCGAAGCCCCACGCCGGCCAGGTCGAGGCCTTGCGCCCGGCGTGCGCGAGCTGGATCCCGGGGACCGCGCCCTGGCTCTCGATGAAGGCGACGATCGGCTTCCACGCGTCGCGCTGCTCGTCGGTCCAGATGCCGGTGTCGCGGGGGCTGATCCGCCCCTCCGGGTTCACGGCCGTCGCCTCGGTGAAGACGATGCCGCTGCCGCCGCTGGCGAAGGAGCCGAGGTTGACCAGGTGCCAGTCGGTCGGCACGCCGTCTTCGGCGAGCACCGAGTACTGGCACATCGGCGAGGTCCACACGCGGTTGCGGGCGGTGACGCCGCGGAGGGTCAGGGGGTCGAAAAGAGAGGGCATGTCTCCATCTAAGACCCGAGGGCGTCGAGATATGCCCGGAGCGCCTGAGGACTCGTGAAGACGTGGCCCGCGATGCCGAGCGCCTCGGCCCCGCGCACGTTCTCCTCCTTGTTGTCGATGAAGACCGTCTGCGCGGGAGTGACGCGCAGCTCGGTCATGACGTGCTCGAAGATCTCGCGGCTGGGCTTGATGGTGCCGAGCTCGCCGCTGACGAAGACCTGCTCGAACAGGTCGCCCAGCGTCCCGTGGCGGAAGTACGAGCCGAAATCGCGTCCGGCGTTGGAGAGCAGCGCCATGCGGGTGCCGCCCTCCTTGAGGTCGAGCAGCACGTCGAGCGTGTCGTGGTCGATCGTGAGCCAGCTGCGGAAGTCCGCCAGCCACAGCCGGTGAACGGTCGCGTCGCCCCAGCTCTCGCCGAGCTCGCGTTCGATGCCGCGCCAGTACGACTGGATGCTCAGCGTGCCCTGGTCGAGCGCGTTGCGATGGCGCCAGTAGGCGGGCCAGAACCGCTCCGCATCGCCGCCCGCCAGCTCGGTGAGCGCCGCGCGGTCCTCCGGGGTCGGGGTCACCGAGATGACCTCGCCGTAGTCGAACACGATCACCTTGCCGGGGATGCTGATCGCCATGCTCACAACCTATCGTGGGCGGCGCGGGGTTCGATGGGGGACGATGGACTCACGAGCGAGCGGAGGCGGCCGGTGACGCAGTGGCAGCAGTGGGACGAGACGGACGCGGCGGCGTGGATCGCGGTGCCGCAGGAGTCGAGCGACAAGTACTCGCGCGGCGTGCTCGGGTGGTGACCGGCTCCGAGCGGTATCCGGGAGCGGCGGTGCTCGGGGTCGAGGGTGCGTCCCGCACGGGTGTGGGCATGATCCGCTACCTCGGCGCCGAGCGGCCCACCGACCTCGTCATGCGTCGACGGCCCGAGATCGTCACCGCGCCGGGACGGGTGCAGGGCTGGCTGATCGGCTCGGGCATGGACGCGGCCGGCCGGCCCGACGACGACGCCCAGCGCCTGCGCGCGGCGCTCCGTGACGGCCGACCGCTGGTGATCGACGCGGGAGCGCTCGACCTGGTCGGCCGGGCCTCCGCGCCGGTGATCGTCAC encodes the following:
- a CDS encoding oxidoreductase, with protein sequence MPSLFDPLTLRGVTARNRVWTSPMCQYSVLAEDGVPTDWHLVNLGSFASGGSGIVFTEATAVNPEGRISPRDTGIWTDEQRDAWKPIVAFIESQGAVPGIQLAHAGRKASTWPAWGFEGRHGTVPASEGGWTAVAPSAVAFEGYDVPEELDAAGIDAVVDDFRTATRRSLEAGFRVLEIHAAHGYLIHQFLSPISNQRTDGYGGSLENRARLLLRVVAAVREEAPDAPLFVRFSASDWTEGGWDEHQTATVAAWAQDAGADFFDISSGGIQAGIRIPVEPGYQVPFAHHVRSTSEVDVSAVGLITTPEQAAEIVESGRADAVMLARELLRDPHFPLRAAHELGVEIDYWPPQYLRAKWRR